The following are from one region of the Mycetohabitans rhizoxinica HKI 454 genome:
- a CDS encoding LON peptidase substrate-binding domain-containing protein encodes MPTVPSDTLAELPLFPLRTVLFPGGLLPLKVFEARYQDMTRDCLRNQAPFGVCLLKSGSEVIQPDDPPVPESIGCLAEIVDCDVERFGLMHIRTRGTRRFRLLSHRTEPDGLLRGQVQLLPEDRPLSGDERIAKFGACAEVLERIVATLSERDLGNLPFIEPYAFDDPSWVSNRLAEVLPISARARQKLMEVLDAGARIDVVHHYMLQHQLL; translated from the coding sequence ATGCCAACCGTCCCATCCGATACCCTTGCCGAGCTGCCTCTGTTCCCGTTGCGCACGGTGCTGTTTCCTGGTGGCCTGTTGCCGTTGAAGGTGTTCGAAGCCCGCTACCAGGATATGACCCGCGACTGCCTGCGCAATCAGGCGCCGTTTGGCGTATGCTTGCTCAAGAGCGGCAGCGAGGTGATCCAGCCGGATGATCCGCCGGTGCCCGAATCGATCGGCTGCCTGGCCGAAATCGTTGATTGCGACGTGGAGCGTTTTGGCCTAATGCATATCCGCACCCGAGGCACGCGCCGCTTCCGGTTGTTGTCGCATCGGACCGAACCCGACGGCTTGCTGCGCGGCCAGGTGCAGTTGCTGCCCGAGGATCGCCCGCTAAGCGGCGACGAGCGCATCGCGAAGTTCGGCGCGTGCGCAGAGGTGCTTGAGCGGATCGTCGCCACGCTGTCCGAGCGTGACCTGGGCAATTTGCCCTTCATCGAGCCGTACGCGTTCGACGATCCGAGCTGGGTCTCCAACCGGCTCGCCGAGGTCCTGCCGATCTCCGCGCGCGCGCGGCAAAAACTGATGGAAGTCCTCGATGCCGGCGCGCGGATCGACGTCGTGCATCACTACATGCTGCAGCACCAACTGCTGTAG
- a CDS encoding A/G-specific adenine glycosylase — MPWQRSRDPYRVWLSEIMLQQTQVSTVIPYYSRFLARFPHVHALAAAAADDVMALWSGLGYYTRARNLHRCAQVVVQQYGGAFPQTVEQLAALPGIGRSTAAAIAAFSFGVRSPILDGNVKRVLARIFGIDGFPGDKRVETAMWALAESLLPADEVSDEASGEASNDASGDVRQRDGAPVEPIVAYTQGLMDLGATLCVRSRPDCGRCPFAHACVANLTGRQRELPAARPRKAVPTRRTMMLVLRSADQVLLEKRPPLGIWGGLWSLPEAPDVDGLAARAAQLGGAPVVLAPLAPLAHTFTHFRLEIEPRLAQLVGEPRAAVRDAQADTAWVRLDAIGDYGLPAPVRKLLNALDGTLL, encoded by the coding sequence TTGCCGTGGCAGCGCAGCCGGGACCCGTATCGAGTCTGGCTGTCCGAGATCATGCTGCAGCAGACGCAGGTCTCGACGGTGATTCCGTATTATTCGAGGTTCCTCGCACGCTTTCCGCACGTTCACGCATTGGCGGCTGCCGCGGCTGACGACGTGATGGCGCTATGGAGTGGACTGGGGTACTACACTCGCGCGCGCAATCTGCACCGGTGCGCGCAGGTCGTCGTCCAGCAGTATGGCGGCGCGTTCCCGCAGACCGTGGAGCAACTTGCGGCGCTGCCGGGAATTGGCCGCTCGACGGCGGCGGCCATTGCTGCATTCTCGTTCGGCGTGCGCTCGCCGATACTAGACGGCAATGTCAAGCGCGTGCTCGCGCGGATTTTCGGGATTGACGGCTTTCCGGGCGACAAGCGCGTGGAGACCGCGATGTGGGCGCTGGCCGAGTCGTTGTTGCCGGCGGATGAGGTATCCGACGAGGCGTCCGGTGAGGCATCCAATGACGCATCAGGTGACGTACGTCAGCGCGATGGCGCACCGGTCGAGCCCATTGTGGCGTATACGCAAGGACTGATGGACTTGGGGGCGACGCTGTGCGTACGCAGCCGGCCTGATTGCGGTCGCTGCCCGTTCGCACACGCATGCGTGGCCAACCTGACGGGCCGGCAACGCGAACTGCCGGCCGCCAGGCCCAGGAAGGCTGTGCCGACGCGCCGCACGATGATGCTGGTGCTGCGCAGTGCCGATCAGGTGCTGCTCGAGAAACGCCCGCCGTTGGGTATTTGGGGTGGGCTCTGGAGCTTGCCCGAGGCGCCGGACGTGGACGGGCTCGCCGCGCGCGCGGCGCAACTCGGCGGTGCGCCGGTTGTACTGGCGCCACTTGCTCCGCTGGCACACACGTTCACGCATTTTCGCCTCGAAATTGAGCCGCGGCTCGCGCAACTGGTGGGTGAGCCGCGGGCCGCCGTGCGCGACGCGCAGGCGGACACTGCATGGGTGCGGCTGGATGCCATCGGCGACTATGGTCTGCCCGCGCCGGTGCGCAAGCTGCTCAATGCGCTGGACGGAACGTTATTGTAG
- the mutM gene encoding bifunctional DNA-formamidopyrimidine glycosylase/DNA-(apurinic or apyrimidinic site) lyase → MPELPEVEVTRRGIEPYVAGRRVQRVEVRNFALRWPVPATLARELEQRVIHKVERRGKYLLFELDDGWLIVHLGMTGTLRVLRNLPALPPAARHDHIDWVFDEFVMRFRDPRRFGAVLWHPRASGDVLEHPLLASLGVEPFSSAFSGALLHRRTRGRTVSIKQALMAGDIVVGVGNIYASESLFRAGIRPSTPAGRVSLPRYELLADAIRATLAAAIDKGGSTLRDFVGSHGESGYFQLDYFVYDRAGRPCHACGVPIRHIVQGQRSTYYCTRCQR, encoded by the coding sequence ATGCCAGAACTGCCGGAAGTTGAAGTGACGCGACGCGGAATCGAACCGTATGTCGCTGGACGACGCGTGCAGCGCGTCGAGGTGCGCAATTTCGCGCTGCGTTGGCCGGTGCCGGCCACGCTGGCGCGCGAGCTTGAGCAACGCGTGATCCACAAAGTGGAACGGCGTGGCAAGTACCTGCTGTTCGAGCTGGACGACGGATGGCTCATCGTGCACCTGGGGATGACCGGCACGCTACGCGTGCTGCGCAACCTGCCCGCGTTGCCGCCCGCCGCCCGGCACGATCATATCGACTGGGTCTTCGATGAGTTCGTGATGCGCTTTCGCGACCCGCGCCGCTTCGGTGCGGTGTTGTGGCACCCGCGCGCGTCGGGCGACGTGCTCGAGCATCCATTGCTGGCCAGTCTTGGCGTCGAGCCTTTTTCGAGCGCATTTTCGGGCGCGTTGCTGCATCGTCGCACGCGCGGGCGCACGGTGTCGATCAAGCAGGCGCTGATGGCTGGCGACATCGTCGTCGGCGTGGGCAACATCTATGCGTCCGAGAGCCTGTTTCGCGCCGGCATTCGGCCGAGTACGCCGGCGGGACGCGTGTCGCTGCCGCGCTATGAACTGCTGGCCGACGCCATTCGCGCGACACTGGCGGCGGCAATCGACAAGGGTGGCAGTACGTTGCGCGACTTCGTCGGCAGCCACGGCGAGAGCGGTTATTTTCAACTCGACTATTTCGTCTATGATCGGGCCGGCCGGCCTTGCCATGCCTGCGGTGTGCCGATCCGGCACATCGTGCAAGGGCAGCGCTCGACCTATTACTGTACGCGCTGTCAGCGCTGA
- a CDS encoding tetratricopeptide repeat protein, producing MNLLLAKLLHRGPAAAAALLAVSLVLARPAAAQDNDSPELTDIISTPTPDEQKALPRLPLTSQVVYQVLAAEIALQRNQPAPAYQTYLALARDTMDPRFAQRATEIALLAQSPVDALNAAQLWQQYAPQSDRAAQIDASLLVLAGKPEEAKPLLEQQLAKVAPDNRANALIGLQMLLARGPNRTSGLHVLQNLLRHDMDKPEANYAIARQQALAQDRDGARQSLQTALKEKPDFLPAMLLLAQLGPQDRAQATQRLSQYVRKNPQAREARMSLAQLYLAGDRLDDAKVEFARLANDGSHDLLPLMALALIEIQQRHWPSAKQYLQRYVAAAQSQPNADPGQAYIYLAQIALEQKDDQAASQWLDKIPPGSTQHLAGQITRAQLIARDGKVDDARHLLAGLKAATPREAALIARTDSAILFDAKRYAEAEARLAQTTQAFPDDPDLLYDYAMAAERNGHYDVMEKQLRDLIRLQPDNPQAYNALGYSLAQRNERLDEANKLIEKASSLAPNDAFIMDSVGWIKYRLGDKADAVKVLRRAYDLQPNAEIGAHLGEVLWENGDRDQARAAWRDARKLEPHNDTLVKTLKRFQIDDL from the coding sequence ATGAACCTGCTTCTTGCCAAGCTGCTCCACCGGGGCCCGGCGGCGGCCGCCGCGTTGCTCGCCGTCTCGCTCGTGCTCGCACGGCCCGCCGCCGCGCAGGACAACGACTCGCCGGAGTTGACCGATATCATCAGCACGCCAACGCCCGATGAGCAGAAGGCGCTGCCGCGCCTGCCGCTAACCAGCCAGGTGGTCTACCAGGTGCTGGCCGCCGAGATCGCCCTGCAGCGCAACCAGCCCGCGCCGGCCTACCAAACTTACCTGGCATTGGCCCGCGACACGATGGACCCGCGCTTTGCGCAGCGCGCCACGGAAATCGCGCTGCTTGCGCAAAGCCCAGTTGACGCGCTGAACGCGGCACAGCTGTGGCAACAGTACGCGCCCCAATCGGACCGTGCCGCGCAAATCGATGCCTCGCTGCTGGTGCTGGCTGGCAAGCCCGAGGAAGCCAAGCCGCTGCTGGAGCAGCAATTGGCGAAGGTCGCGCCGGATAATCGTGCCAATGCGCTAATCGGGCTGCAAATGCTGCTGGCGCGCGGCCCGAACCGCACCTCGGGCCTGCATGTGCTGCAGAATTTGTTGCGTCACGACATGGACAAGCCCGAGGCGAACTACGCGATCGCCCGGCAGCAGGCGCTTGCGCAGGACCGCGATGGCGCGCGCCAATCGCTGCAAACCGCGTTGAAGGAAAAGCCCGACTTCCTGCCCGCGATGCTGCTGCTCGCGCAACTCGGCCCGCAGGATCGCGCGCAGGCCACGCAGCGGCTGTCGCAATACGTACGAAAGAATCCACAGGCGCGCGAGGCGCGGATGTCGCTCGCCCAGTTGTATCTGGCCGGCGACCGGCTGGACGACGCGAAGGTCGAGTTCGCGCGATTGGCCAATGACGGCAGCCACGACCTGCTGCCATTAATGGCGCTCGCGCTGATCGAGATCCAGCAGCGGCACTGGCCGAGCGCGAAGCAATATCTGCAACGGTACGTCGCGGCCGCGCAAAGCCAGCCAAACGCCGATCCGGGCCAAGCATACATCTATCTAGCGCAGATCGCGCTTGAGCAAAAGGATGACCAGGCGGCGTCGCAATGGCTGGACAAGATCCCCCCCGGCAGCACGCAACACCTGGCGGGACAAATCACGCGCGCGCAGCTCATCGCCCGCGACGGTAAAGTCGACGACGCGCGCCACCTGCTCGCCGGGCTCAAGGCGGCGACGCCGCGCGAAGCGGCACTGATCGCGCGCACCGACAGCGCGATTCTGTTCGACGCCAAGCGCTATGCTGAGGCCGAGGCGCGGCTCGCGCAAACGACTCAGGCGTTCCCGGACGATCCGGACCTGCTCTACGACTATGCGATGGCCGCCGAGCGCAACGGTCACTACGACGTAATGGAAAAGCAATTGCGCGATCTGATCCGGCTGCAACCGGACAATCCGCAAGCTTATAACGCACTCGGCTATTCGCTCGCGCAGCGCAACGAGCGGCTGGACGAAGCCAACAAGCTGATCGAGAAAGCATCGTCGCTGGCACCAAATGATGCGTTCATCATGGACAGCGTCGGCTGGATCAAGTATCGGCTCGGCGACAAGGCTGATGCGGTGAAGGTGCTGCGTCGCGCGTACGACTTGCAGCCGAACGCGGAGATCGGCGCGCATCTGGGCGAGGTGCTGTGGGAAAACGGCGATCGCGACCAGGCCCGCGCGGCGTGGCGCGACGCACGGAAACTGGAACCGCACAACGACACGCTGGTCAAGACGCTGAAACGTTTCCAGATCGACGACCTGTGA
- the ispE gene encoding 4-(cytidine 5'-diphospho)-2-C-methyl-D-erythritol kinase: MTETEDMLRDCAAPAKLNLFLHVTGRREDGYHELQTVFQLLDWSDMLHFRRRDDGTVRHLRPLDGVPEQADLSVRAAKLLQQHSGCRYGVEIDIDKRLPMGAGIGGGSSDAATTLLALNRLWRLHLPRATLQALALELGADVPFFVFGRNAFAQGVGEQLQPVQLPARTFLVVKPAVHVPTAEIFRSDALTRDTKRITITDFLAQQNIAEDNKASETGWPDHFGRNDMQPVVAGKYAEVAQVLDWFSTIARARMTGSGASVFAAFPSRAEAELAQAKLPVSWQSAIASSLDRHPLYTFAS; this comes from the coding sequence ATGACTGAAACCGAAGACATGCTGCGCGACTGCGCAGCCCCTGCGAAGCTGAACCTTTTCCTACATGTGACCGGCCGCCGCGAGGACGGATACCACGAACTGCAGACGGTGTTCCAGTTGCTGGACTGGAGCGACATGCTGCATTTCCGGCGCCGCGACGATGGCACGGTGCGCCACCTGCGGCCATTGGACGGAGTCCCCGAGCAGGCTGACTTAAGCGTTCGAGCGGCGAAGCTGCTGCAACAGCACAGCGGTTGCCGCTACGGTGTGGAGATCGACATCGACAAGCGCCTGCCAATGGGAGCCGGCATCGGCGGCGGCAGCTCGGATGCGGCAACCACGCTGCTCGCGTTGAACCGGCTGTGGCGGCTGCATCTGCCGCGTGCGACGCTGCAAGCCCTGGCACTAGAACTGGGCGCCGACGTGCCGTTCTTCGTGTTCGGGCGCAATGCATTTGCGCAAGGCGTGGGCGAGCAACTGCAACCGGTTCAGCTGCCGGCACGCACGTTCCTGGTGGTTAAACCCGCAGTGCATGTGCCGACCGCTGAAATTTTCCGATCCGATGCATTGACAAGAGACACCAAACGCATCACAATTACGGACTTTCTTGCACAGCAAAACATCGCTGAGGACAACAAGGCAAGCGAGACGGGTTGGCCGGATCATTTTGGCCGAAACGACATGCAGCCGGTTGTCGCAGGAAAATACGCAGAAGTGGCGCAAGTGTTGGATTGGTTTTCGACAATCGCGCGCGCACGTATGACGGGATCGGGTGCGAGTGTATTCGCAGCATTTCCCAGCAGGGCGGAAGCGGAGTTGGCGCAAGCAAAGCTCCCCGTCAGCTGGCAAAGTGCGATAGCATCAAGCCTGGACCGCCATCCGCTGTACACTTTCGCGTCATAA
- a CDS encoding ribose-phosphate pyrophosphokinase — translation MNSDGLMVFTGNANPALAQEVVKTLGIPLGKAMVSRFSDGEIQVEIQENVRGKDVFVLQSTCAPTNDNLMELMIMVDALKRASAGRITAAIPYFGYARQDRRPRSARVAISAKVVANMLEIAGVERIITMDLHADQIQGFFDIPVDNIYATPVLLGDLRKQAYDNLLVVSPDVGGVVRARALAKQLNTDLAIIDKRRPKANVAEVMNIIGEVEGRTCVIMDDMVDTAGTLCKAAQVLKERGAKKVFAYATHPVLSGGAIQRIADSALDELVVTDTIPLGKDALECSRVRALSCAGLLAETFSRIRRGDSVMSLFAEH, via the coding sequence ATGAACAGTGACGGCCTGATGGTATTTACTGGCAACGCGAATCCCGCGCTTGCGCAGGAAGTCGTCAAAACCCTGGGTATCCCTCTTGGCAAGGCAATGGTCAGCCGCTTCTCGGACGGGGAAATCCAGGTCGAGATCCAGGAGAACGTCCGCGGCAAGGATGTGTTCGTCTTGCAGTCGACCTGTGCGCCGACGAACGATAACCTGATGGAGTTGATGATTATGGTCGACGCGCTCAAGCGCGCATCGGCCGGACGGATCACGGCGGCCATCCCCTACTTCGGCTATGCGCGGCAGGACCGCCGCCCGCGTTCGGCGCGCGTTGCGATCTCTGCGAAGGTCGTCGCCAACATGCTGGAAATCGCCGGTGTCGAGCGGATCATTACGATGGATCTGCACGCCGATCAGATCCAAGGTTTCTTCGACATTCCGGTTGACAACATCTACGCGACGCCGGTGCTGCTCGGCGACCTGCGCAAGCAAGCGTACGACAACCTGCTGGTCGTGTCGCCGGACGTCGGCGGCGTAGTACGCGCGCGCGCGCTGGCAAAGCAGCTGAATACCGATCTGGCGATCATCGACAAACGCCGCCCGAAGGCAAACGTCGCCGAGGTGATGAACATCATCGGCGAAGTCGAGGGTCGCACGTGCGTGATCATGGACGACATGGTCGACACCGCTGGCACGCTATGCAAGGCCGCACAAGTGCTGAAGGAGCGCGGCGCGAAGAAAGTGTTCGCGTATGCAACGCACCCGGTGCTGTCCGGTGGCGCGATTCAGCGCATCGCGGACTCGGCACTCGACGAGCTGGTCGTGACGGACACGATTCCGCTGGGCAAGGATGCACTGGAATGCTCGCGGGTTCGTGCACTGTCATGCGCCGGCCTGCTGGCTGAAACGTTCTCGCGGATTCGCCGCGGCGACTCGGTGATGTCGCTGTTCGCTGAACACTGA
- a CDS encoding 50S ribosomal protein L25/general stress protein Ctc produces MKVVAFERSQQGTGASRRLRNAGKTPGIVYGAGTEPKLIELDHNALYHALNKEAFHSSILDLEIAGATEQVLLRDVQYHPFRRLVLHVDFQRVDAKTKITVKVPLHYMNQEGSPAVKLGGGVITHVLNEIEVSCLPGNLPEFIEVDLANFELNQSLHAKDVKLPAGVELTPHVEQENPVIVSATLPAGAVSDEAGESSEGGTPAA; encoded by the coding sequence ATGAAAGTAGTCGCTTTCGAACGTAGCCAGCAGGGAACGGGTGCGAGCCGCCGCCTGCGCAATGCCGGCAAGACGCCGGGAATCGTGTACGGCGCTGGCACCGAACCGAAGTTGATCGAGTTGGACCATAATGCGCTGTACCACGCGCTGAACAAGGAAGCGTTCCATTCGTCGATTCTCGATCTCGAGATCGCCGGTGCGACCGAACAAGTGCTGCTGCGCGACGTGCAGTACCACCCGTTCCGTCGGCTGGTGCTGCACGTGGACTTCCAGCGTGTTGACGCAAAGACGAAGATCACGGTGAAGGTTCCGCTGCACTATATGAACCAGGAAGGCTCGCCGGCGGTGAAGCTCGGTGGCGGCGTGATCACGCACGTGCTGAACGAAATTGAAGTATCGTGCCTGCCGGGCAACCTGCCCGAGTTCATCGAAGTCGATCTGGCCAACTTCGAGTTGAACCAGTCGTTGCACGCGAAGGATGTCAAGCTGCCGGCTGGTGTCGAACTGACGCCGCACGTCGAGCAGGAAAACCCGGTGATCGTGTCAGCGACGCTGCCTGCGGGCGCGGTGTCGGACGAAGCAGGTGAATCGTCGGAAGGCGGGACGCCGGCCGCATAA
- the pth gene encoding aminoacyl-tRNA hydrolase, translating into MIKLIVGLGNPGAEYAATRHNAGFWFIDQLAHETGATLRDERRFHGAYAKTRLHGAEIHLLQPQTFMNRSGLSVVAVAQFFKILPQSILVVHDELDLPPGVAKLKLGGGSGGHNGLKDISAHLSTQQYWRLRIGIGHPRDLIPEGARAGTKPDVVNFVLKPPRKEEQQRIDAATDKSLAVMPLIVSGEMERAMMQLHRA; encoded by the coding sequence ATGATCAAGTTGATCGTCGGACTCGGCAATCCAGGCGCCGAATATGCAGCCACGCGGCACAACGCAGGATTCTGGTTCATCGACCAGCTCGCACACGAAACAGGCGCCACGCTACGCGACGAACGGCGCTTTCACGGCGCCTATGCGAAAACGCGCCTGCACGGCGCGGAAATTCACTTGCTGCAACCCCAAACGTTCATGAACCGGTCCGGGTTGTCCGTGGTGGCCGTGGCACAGTTCTTCAAGATCCTGCCCCAATCCATCCTTGTCGTTCATGATGAGTTGGATTTGCCGCCGGGCGTCGCGAAGCTCAAGCTGGGCGGCGGCAGTGGCGGACACAACGGCTTGAAGGATATTTCCGCTCATCTGTCGACGCAGCAATATTGGCGTCTACGTATCGGCATCGGCCATCCGCGGGACCTGATTCCAGAGGGCGCGCGCGCAGGCACCAAACCCGACGTGGTCAATTTCGTGCTGAAACCGCCGCGCAAGGAGGAGCAGCAACGCATTGATGCAGCCACCGACAAAAGTCTCGCGGTGATGCCGTTGATCGTCAGCGGGGAGATGGAACGCGCGATGATGCAACTGCACCGCGCTTAA
- a CDS encoding YfhL family 4Fe-4S dicluster ferredoxin, with protein sequence MALMITDECINCDVCEPECPNGAISMGPEIYLIDPDKCTECIGHFDEPQCVQVCPVECIPVNPERVETREQLMDKYRALMTVDERADGER encoded by the coding sequence ATGGCTTTGATGATTACCGACGAGTGCATCAATTGTGACGTTTGCGAGCCCGAGTGCCCGAACGGCGCGATTTCGATGGGGCCGGAAATCTATCTGATCGATCCGGATAAATGCACCGAGTGCATCGGTCATTTCGACGAGCCGCAGTGTGTTCAGGTGTGTCCCGTCGAATGTATCCCGGTGAACCCCGAGCGGGTCGAGACCCGCGAGCAGCTAATGGACAAGTATCGCGCGCTGATGACGGTCGATGAGCGCGCCGACGGTGAGCGCTGA
- the coaD gene encoding pantetheine-phosphate adenylyltransferase: MVVAVYPGTFDPLTRGHEDLVRRASSIFDTLVVGVADSRNKKPFFSLQERLDIAQEVLGHYPNVKVMSFAGLLKDFVRANNARVIVRGLRAVSDFEYEFQMAGMNRYLLPDVETMFMTPSDQYQFISGTIVREIAQLGGDVSKFVFPSVERWLKDKVAGASRAAAGG; this comes from the coding sequence ATGGTAGTTGCGGTCTATCCCGGTACGTTCGATCCGCTCACTCGCGGTCATGAAGATCTTGTGCGCCGTGCTTCAAGCATTTTCGACACGCTGGTGGTCGGAGTCGCCGACAGTCGCAACAAGAAGCCGTTTTTCTCGTTGCAGGAGCGCTTGGACATCGCGCAGGAGGTGCTGGGTCACTATCCGAACGTGAAGGTGATGAGTTTCGCGGGGTTGCTCAAGGACTTTGTCCGCGCCAACAATGCGCGGGTAATCGTGCGCGGCCTGCGTGCGGTGTCGGACTTTGAATATGAGTTCCAGATGGCGGGAATGAACCGCTATCTGCTGCCGGACGTCGAAACGATGTTCATGACGCCGTCTGATCAATATCAATTCATTTCGGGCACGATCGTGCGGGAAATCGCGCAGTTAGGCGGTGACGTCAGCAAATTCGTGTTTCCTTCAGTGGAGAGGTGGCTCAAGGACAAGGTCGCCGGGGCCTCTCGTGCCGCGGCCGGCGGTTGA
- the rsmD gene encoding 16S rRNA (guanine(966)-N(2))-methyltransferase RsmD, translating into MSHSSRTRARTSFAASAGAQTRATGAAASRRVAATRHAPHQVRLIGGIWKRTPLPVLDLAGLRPTPDRVRETLFNWLGQQLDGLVCLDLFAGTGALGFEAASRGAQRVVMVERDARAAAQLGAIRQKLDAQAIDIVQADALRLAAGLAPAGFDIVFLDPPFDADLLGRALTLVLPLVAPGGAIYVESGAPLAAVLDAQAQQGVAATPGWPSLQEWRIVRHARAGAVHYHLLRRENGE; encoded by the coding sequence ATGAGCCATTCGTCCCGCACGCGCGCCCGTACGTCGTTTGCCGCCTCCGCAGGTGCGCAAACGCGTGCCACCGGTGCCGCAGCATCGCGTCGCGTCGCCGCGACGCGTCACGCGCCGCACCAGGTCCGCCTCATCGGCGGTATCTGGAAACGTACGCCGCTGCCGGTCCTCGATCTGGCGGGGCTTAGACCGACGCCAGACCGTGTGCGCGAAACCTTGTTCAACTGGCTGGGCCAGCAACTGGATGGCCTGGTGTGCCTGGACCTATTCGCCGGCACCGGGGCGCTTGGCTTCGAAGCTGCGTCGCGCGGCGCGCAACGTGTGGTGATGGTCGAGCGCGATGCGCGCGCAGCTGCGCAACTAGGCGCGATCCGGCAAAAATTGGATGCGCAGGCGATCGACATCGTGCAGGCCGATGCGTTGCGGCTGGCAGCCGGCCTCGCGCCGGCGGGGTTCGACATCGTGTTCCTCGACCCGCCGTTCGATGCCGACCTGCTTGGACGCGCGCTGACGCTTGTGTTGCCGCTGGTGGCGCCCGGCGGTGCGATCTATGTCGAATCTGGTGCGCCATTGGCCGCGGTGCTGGACGCTCAAGCGCAGCAGGGCGTCGCTGCCACGCCCGGCTGGCCGTCGCTGCAGGAATGGCGCATCGTACGCCACGCGCGCGCCGGCGCGGTGCATTATCATTTGCTGCGGCGCGAAAATGGTGAATAA
- the ftsY gene encoding signal recognition particle-docking protein FtsY — protein sequence MAAIGAPGPVPSSVGPAQPAGSVQSATSTASEVSSSPEASPAPVLSPTSAAPSSRAGADAPAASPVHVTSPTAAAAPASAPPPAVTATAAPVVSPDTTSSAAPALFAGVSTRSASGMASQPVPAKLAETATQQQQPVGDAGEEIVEIVPPPAPEPAAKRSWLSRLKSGLTKTSSSLTGIFIGVKVDEALFEELETALLMADAGVDATTYLLDALRQKVRSERLTDAQQVKAALRTLLIELLRPLEQSMVLGRAQPLVMMIAGVNGAGKTTSIGKLAKHLQSFNQSVMLAAGDTFRAAAREQLVIWGQRNNVAVIQQESGDPAAVIFDAVGAARARGIDVLMADTAGRLPTQLHLMEELRKVKRVIGKAMDGAPHEILLVLDANTGQNALAQVKAFDEALGLTGIIVTKLDGTAKGGILAAIARQRPVPVYFIGVGEKVEDLQPFVAAEFADALLG from the coding sequence CTGGCCGCAATCGGCGCGCCAGGGCCCGTGCCCTCCTCCGTCGGGCCAGCGCAGCCAGCAGGATCAGTCCAATCGGCAACCTCTACAGCATCCGAGGTGTCATCCTCACCCGAGGCTTCGCCAGCACCGGTACTTTCGCCGACATCTGCGGCGCCATCATCGCGTGCTGGTGCTGACGCGCCCGCGGCTTCACCAGTGCACGTTACTTCGCCAACAGCGGCCGCTGCACCAGCGTCAGCCCCCCCACCAGCCGTCACGGCCACTGCGGCACCCGTCGTTTCGCCCGACACCACCTCTTCTGCAGCCCCGGCGCTCTTTGCTGGAGTCTCGACCCGTTCCGCGTCCGGCATGGCATCGCAACCCGTGCCCGCCAAGCTAGCCGAAACCGCCACGCAACAACAGCAGCCCGTCGGCGACGCGGGCGAAGAGATTGTCGAGATTGTGCCGCCCCCTGCTCCCGAGCCGGCCGCCAAGCGCTCGTGGCTCAGCCGGTTGAAATCGGGGCTGACCAAAACCAGCTCGAGCCTGACCGGCATTTTCATCGGCGTGAAGGTAGACGAGGCGCTGTTCGAGGAACTCGAGACTGCATTGTTGATGGCTGATGCCGGTGTGGACGCCACCACTTACCTGCTCGATGCACTGCGCCAGAAGGTCCGCAGCGAGCGACTGACTGACGCACAGCAGGTCAAGGCGGCGCTGCGCACGCTGTTGATCGAGTTGCTGAGGCCGCTTGAGCAATCGATGGTGCTCGGCCGCGCCCAACCGCTGGTGATGATGATTGCCGGCGTCAACGGAGCCGGCAAGACTACAAGCATCGGCAAGCTCGCCAAGCACCTGCAGTCGTTTAACCAGTCGGTGATGCTGGCCGCCGGCGACACGTTCCGCGCCGCCGCGCGTGAACAGTTGGTGATCTGGGGCCAGCGCAACAACGTCGCTGTGATCCAGCAGGAAAGCGGTGACCCGGCCGCGGTGATCTTCGACGCGGTCGGCGCCGCGCGCGCGCGCGGCATCGACGTGCTGATGGCGGACACCGCCGGACGCTTACCAACCCAGTTGCATCTGATGGAGGAGCTGCGCAAGGTCAAGCGGGTAATCGGCAAGGCGATGGACGGGGCCCCGCACGAAATACTGCTGGTGCTTGATGCGAATACCGGCCAGAACGCGTTGGCCCAGGTCAAGGCGTTCGACGAGGCGCTGGGGTTGACTGGAATCATCGTCACGAAGCTAGACGGTACCGCCAAGGGCGGCATCCTGGCCGCCATTGCGCGCCAACGCCCAGTGCCGGTGTATTTCATCGGCGTTGGCGAGAAGGTCGAAGACCTGCAACCGTTCGTCGCCGCCGAATTTGCCGACGCGCTGCTCGGGTAA